A stretch of the Leptospira stimsonii genome encodes the following:
- a CDS encoding aldehyde dehydrogenase family protein, translating into MQNFYNEPIRNFSKEENRSWIFPTIQKIRSGFPIFVPAIVNGVEIRNLAKQKHTNPAKKKEITTEYSLSDLSTLENAIRISKKHFYRWSELDPKERISILWNVGTMILEKRDELSALILLETGKTIPEAEADIVEAIDFCRYYAKEYEGICKGKRVDLPGEENFYTYKPKGIVGVIAPWNFPAAILTGMCAGPLVCGNAVLLKPAEQSSATALFLYRLFLKAGVPNEVFHFLPGKGEEIGAAIVKHPEVAVINFTGSREVGVSILEECAQIRSESRRIKRALCEMGGKNPIIVDGDADLDLAVEGALHSAFGFQGQKCSALSRLILLDSCYETFKTRFLEAVSSLKIDSPEILSAKIGPVITEESRQRLETILTKHKDKILFQADLSEDLKSMGHYVPPTVFEEKDWNSELATKEFFGPLVALFRVKTFDEAIEKANDSEYALTAGVYSRNPEHIEKAKRRIEAGNLYINRAITGAVVERQPFGGYKLSGVGAKAGGPDYLKSFLEPITITENTMRRGFTAELIQ; encoded by the coding sequence ATGCAAAACTTTTATAACGAGCCGATCCGAAATTTTTCCAAAGAAGAAAACCGAAGTTGGATTTTTCCTACGATTCAAAAAATACGGAGCGGTTTTCCGATTTTTGTACCCGCAATCGTGAACGGCGTAGAGATTCGAAATCTTGCCAAACAAAAACACACGAATCCCGCTAAAAAAAAAGAAATCACGACGGAATATTCTCTGAGCGATCTTTCGACTTTGGAAAACGCGATTCGGATTTCTAAAAAACATTTTTATCGTTGGAGCGAACTCGATCCTAAAGAAAGAATTTCGATTCTTTGGAATGTGGGAACGATGATCCTGGAAAAAAGGGATGAACTCAGCGCATTGATTCTATTAGAAACGGGAAAAACGATTCCCGAGGCCGAAGCGGACATCGTCGAGGCGATCGACTTTTGTAGATATTATGCGAAAGAATACGAAGGAATTTGCAAAGGCAAAAGAGTCGATCTTCCCGGAGAAGAAAACTTCTACACTTATAAACCGAAAGGAATCGTCGGAGTCATCGCACCTTGGAATTTCCCGGCGGCGATCCTAACCGGAATGTGCGCGGGACCTTTGGTCTGTGGAAACGCGGTTCTCTTAAAACCCGCAGAACAATCCTCCGCAACGGCACTTTTTCTATATCGCCTCTTCTTAAAAGCGGGAGTTCCAAACGAAGTATTTCATTTTCTACCGGGAAAAGGAGAAGAGATCGGCGCCGCGATCGTAAAACATCCGGAAGTTGCCGTGATCAACTTCACCGGATCAAGAGAAGTCGGTGTGTCCATCCTAGAGGAATGCGCTCAAATCAGATCCGAATCGAGAAGAATCAAACGCGCGTTATGTGAGATGGGCGGAAAAAATCCGATCATCGTGGACGGTGACGCGGATTTAGATCTCGCCGTGGAAGGCGCGCTTCATTCTGCGTTCGGTTTTCAAGGGCAAAAGTGTAGCGCTCTTTCCAGATTGATTCTATTAGATTCTTGTTATGAAACATTCAAAACAAGATTTCTGGAGGCGGTCTCTTCCTTAAAGATCGATTCTCCCGAAATCCTTTCCGCGAAGATCGGGCCGGTGATCACCGAAGAATCGAGGCAAAGGTTGGAAACGATTCTTACAAAACACAAAGATAAGATTCTCTTTCAGGCGGATCTTTCGGAAGACTTAAAGTCAATGGGTCATTACGTCCCGCCTACCGTATTCGAAGAAAAGGATTGGAATAGCGAACTTGCAACGAAAGAATTCTTTGGACCTTTGGTGGCCCTCTTTCGTGTAAAAACATTCGACGAAGCGATAGAAAAGGCGAACGATTCGGAGTACGCGCTTACCGCCGGTGTTTATTCTCGAAATCCGGAACATATCGAAAAAGCAAAACGAAGGATCGAAGCGGGAAACCTTTATATCAACCGCGCGATCACAGGCGCGGTCGTCGAAAGACAACCGTTCGGCGGTTATAAACTTTCCGGTGTAGGAGCAAAAGCGGGAGGTCCTGATTATCTCAAGAGTTTTTTAGAGCCGATCACGATCACCGAAAACACGATGCGAAGAGGATTTACGGCGGAACTGATTCAATAA
- a CDS encoding proline dehydrogenase family protein produces the protein MITIDSESLELKTKTLGMRIFQEDESQSSRYLSKHFWIKKFLGLSFRFPKLKIEMFRFVDVLPSLRTKKEITEHFVLYILNENTETQNWIRSLLRFFLRIPPIPFFFGIGIQAAILKTSGTFIAGKNFQKAEKRLRTIRKKNSVFTLDVLGEAALSEKEADGYQKQYLEILESVDSFAGAETTGYGVCPFVNVSIKCSSLFSQISSLAKEESVAILKEKLRPILRLAKRKQYFVNLDAEQYDYKEILITLAKEIFSEPEFEDYPHFGIVIQAYLKESKEDLIRILEYSKNRKAPLTVRLVKGAYWEYEVIKAKEKGWDVPVFENKNETDFNYEECAKILLDSHPIILSAFASHNIRSLSAILTYAESRGIPKRDFEIQMLYGMGDSYKVVLKKMGYRIREYTPLGDILPGMAYLVRRLLENTSNQGFLQNFLSGRMDYSHLLKNPKESIIDAKLL, from the coding sequence ATGATTACGATCGACTCCGAAAGTCTCGAACTCAAGACAAAGACCCTGGGGATGCGAATTTTCCAGGAAGACGAAAGCCAATCCTCTCGTTATCTTTCCAAACATTTCTGGATAAAAAAATTTCTCGGACTCTCTTTTCGTTTTCCAAAACTGAAGATCGAAATGTTCCGTTTTGTGGACGTTCTCCCTTCTTTACGCACAAAAAAAGAGATCACGGAACACTTCGTCTTATACATATTAAACGAAAATACGGAGACGCAAAACTGGATACGGTCTTTGTTGCGTTTTTTTCTTCGTATCCCTCCGATTCCTTTTTTTTTCGGAATCGGAATTCAAGCCGCGATTCTGAAAACATCGGGAACCTTTATCGCGGGTAAAAATTTTCAAAAAGCCGAAAAACGACTCCGAACCATAAGAAAGAAGAATTCAGTTTTTACGCTCGACGTTTTGGGAGAAGCCGCACTTTCGGAAAAAGAAGCGGACGGATATCAAAAACAATATCTTGAAATTCTCGAAAGCGTGGATTCCTTCGCTGGAGCGGAAACTACCGGGTATGGAGTTTGCCCTTTCGTAAACGTATCCATCAAATGTTCGAGTTTGTTTTCTCAAATCTCATCGTTGGCAAAGGAAGAGTCCGTCGCGATTCTCAAGGAAAAGCTTCGTCCCATTCTACGACTCGCGAAAAGAAAACAGTATTTCGTAAATCTCGACGCGGAACAGTACGATTATAAAGAAATTCTAATCACTCTCGCGAAAGAAATTTTTTCAGAACCGGAATTCGAAGACTACCCGCACTTTGGAATCGTGATCCAAGCATATCTAAAGGAATCAAAAGAGGATCTCATTCGTATTTTAGAATATTCTAAAAATAGAAAAGCACCTTTGACGGTTCGACTCGTAAAAGGCGCATATTGGGAATACGAGGTGATCAAGGCAAAAGAAAAAGGCTGGGATGTCCCGGTTTTCGAAAATAAAAACGAAACGGATTTCAACTACGAAGAATGCGCGAAAATTCTTCTGGATTCCCATCCTATTATTCTTTCCGCGTTCGCTTCGCATAACATTCGAAGTCTATCCGCGATTCTTACGTATGCCGAGAGCAGAGGTATTCCAAAGAGGGATTTCGAAATTCAGATGTTATACGGGATGGGGGATTCTTACAAAGTCGTATTAAAAAAAATGGGATATCGAATCCGCGAATACACTCCGTTAGGCGATATTCTTCCCGGAATGGCTTATTTGGTAAGACGACTTCTGGAAAACACTTCCAATCAGGGCTTTCTCCAGAACTTTCTCTCTGGAAGAATGGATTACTCGCACCTTTTAAAAAATCCCAAGGAATCGATTATCGATGCAAAACTTTTATAA
- a CDS encoding class I SAM-dependent methyltransferase, which yields MSNPLSSVEPWSLVAEGYTKSTKQFLEAYSRKAMELLGFNSEDVVLDVATGPGTLAIPLSKIVKEVYAIDFSEPMIEQLKKGMKEENVSNVIPLVMDGQKLEFPQNHFDGAFSMFGLMFFPDKLLGLKEMYRVLKPGKKVAVSGWAPVNHSPLMQFLFGALRKANPEIPEPQTNPSSFENPEFFREQLNTAGFQEIEILPFSNSIEVTDGEEFLDSMIDGGAPLRWMKSKMTESVWNEKRKIMLDHLNSRLKNIPVSLSSEAYIAVAKKPD from the coding sequence ATGTCTAATCCTCTTTCCTCCGTTGAACCTTGGTCCTTAGTCGCAGAAGGATATACAAAATCCACCAAACAATTCTTAGAAGCTTATTCGCGTAAGGCGATGGAATTGCTCGGATTCAATTCCGAGGACGTCGTTTTGGATGTGGCCACTGGCCCTGGAACACTCGCCATTCCTCTTTCCAAAATCGTTAAAGAAGTGTATGCGATCGATTTTTCGGAACCGATGATCGAACAACTCAAAAAAGGAATGAAAGAAGAAAACGTTTCGAATGTGATTCCTCTTGTCATGGATGGTCAGAAATTGGAGTTCCCGCAAAATCATTTTGACGGAGCGTTTTCCATGTTCGGTCTGATGTTTTTTCCGGACAAACTCTTAGGTCTCAAAGAAATGTATCGAGTTCTTAAACCCGGAAAGAAGGTCGCGGTTTCCGGTTGGGCACCCGTGAACCATTCTCCTTTGATGCAATTTTTATTTGGCGCGCTTCGTAAGGCGAATCCTGAAATTCCGGAACCACAGACCAATCCTTCCAGTTTTGAAAATCCGGAATTCTTTCGAGAGCAATTGAACACGGCCGGCTTTCAAGAAATCGAAATTCTTCCTTTTTCCAATTCGATCGAAGTAACGGACGGAGAAGAATTCCTCGATTCCATGATCGACGGTGGAGCTCCTCTTCGGTGGATGAAAAGTAAAATGACCGAATCCGTCTGGAACGAAAAAAGAAAAATCATGTTGGATCATCTCAATTCTCGGCTCAAGAACATTCCGGTTTCCCTTTCCTCAGAAGCTTATATCGCGGTCGCAAAAAAGCCGGACTGA
- a CDS encoding acyl-CoA thioesterase has protein sequence MSMISKEFQYEIPVLWSQCDPNGHLNVGNFQVFLHEGRMVALEEAGLSYSKMKEANIGPMILRSETDYKAEIRYPETILVTTFFGELAGSRCKIFQKLIRKSDRKIACDSLSTCILFDFNKNRPWKYSEELLNAFELHAIPTE, from the coding sequence ATGAGTATGATATCGAAGGAATTTCAGTATGAAATTCCGGTGCTTTGGAGCCAGTGCGATCCAAACGGACATCTCAATGTTGGAAATTTTCAGGTTTTCTTACACGAAGGGAGAATGGTCGCTCTTGAAGAAGCGGGCTTGAGTTATTCGAAAATGAAGGAAGCGAACATCGGTCCGATGATTCTCCGTTCGGAAACCGACTACAAGGCGGAGATCCGTTATCCGGAAACGATTCTCGTGACCACATTTTTTGGGGAACTTGCGGGTTCTCGTTGTAAGATTTTTCAAAAGCTCATCCGGAAGTCCGACAGGAAGATCGCCTGCGATTCTCTTTCCACCTGCATTCTTTTCGATTTTAACAAAAATAGGCCTTGGAAGTATTCGGAAGAACTGTTGAACGCGTTCGAGTTGCACGCGATTCCTACCGAATAG